The proteins below come from a single Cottoperca gobio chromosome 11, fCotGob3.1, whole genome shotgun sequence genomic window:
- the LOC115016070 gene encoding sclerostin domain-containing protein 1-like produces MLGPAGGLQLLALLLLLSRSSSAVHNNGTESVHVQPLHDTQEEPAEEDTNQARNGGRLLADAVRNVPDQSQVGCRELRSTKYISDGQCTSVNPIKELVCAGECLPAHLLPNWIGGVGYTGRHWSRRDVQEWRCVIDRTRTQRIRLLCQDGSSRTYKITVVTSCKCKRYSRQQNDSGHKDTSVQSGNERKHQRKARLPEEEADRQSDN; encoded by the exons ATGCTTGGTCCTGCCGGTGGACTCCAGCTCCTTgcgctcctgctgctgctgagtagGAGCAGCTCAGCTGTTCACAACAACGGCACAGAGTCGGTCCATGTGCAGCCGCTCCACGATACTCAGGAAGAGCCGGCGGAGGAAGACACGAACCAGGCGAGGAACGGCGGGAGACTGCTGGCTGACGCTGTGCGTAATG TCCCAGACCAGAGTCAGGTGGGCTGCAGGGAGCTGAGGTCCACAAAGTACATCTCAGATGGCCAGTGCACCAGCGTCAACCCTATTAAGGAGCTAGTGTGTGCTGGGGAGTGTCTGCCGGCCCACCTGCTGCCCAACTGGATTGGGGGTGTGGGTTACACTGGGAGGCACTGGAGCCGCCGCGATGTACAGGAGTGGCGCTGCGTCATCGACCGGACCAGGACCCAGCGGATCCGGCTGCTGTGCCAGGACGGCAGCTCCAGGACCTACAAGATAACTGTGGTGACCTCCTGCAAGTGCAAGCGCTACTCCAGACAGCAGAATGACTCTGGACACAAGGACACGTCTGTCCAGAGCGGtaatgagaggaaacatcagcgGAAGGCTAGGCTGCCTGAGGAGGAAGCCGACAGGCAGTCTGACAACTAA